Proteins encoded within one genomic window of Methanobrevibacter arboriphilus JCM 13429 = DSM 1125:
- a CDS encoding PRC-barrel domain-containing protein, with protein MDMKDFLDMEVIDKEGQSIGKVDTVKFNEDTGTINEIVIKLDKGIFSRAKEIITFNEIKNIKDVVLLNIRVDMDK; from the coding sequence ATGGATATGAAGGATTTTCTTGATATGGAAGTAATTGATAAAGAGGGGCAAAGTATTGGGAAAGTTGATACTGTTAAATTTAATGAAGATACTGGAACAATCAATGAAATTGTTATTAAATTAGATAAAGGGATATTTTCTCGTGCCAAAGAAATTATTACATTTAATGAGATAAAAAATATAAAAGATGTAGTATTATTGAATATTAGGGTAGATATGGATAAATAA
- a CDS encoding YtxH domain-containing protein produces MNEDENMSDDLKDKLKKKVNETNEKIKDVASDAKSVAEDVASDAKDKVDDATDTVKDKTEEAKNKTEYEGKKAKDKAEYEAKEADRKS; encoded by the coding sequence TTGAATGAGGATGAAAACATGAGTGATGATTTAAAAGATAAATTGAAAAAAAAGGTTAATGAAACTAATGAGAAGATTAAAGATGTTGCATCAGATGCTAAGAGCGTAGCTGAAGATGTTGCATCAGATGCAAAAGATAAGGTTGATGATGCTACAGATACTGTTAAAGATAAAACAGAAGAAGCAAAAAATAAAACTGAATATGAAGGTAAAAAAGCTAAAGATAAAGCCGAGTATGAGGCTAAAGAAGCTGATAGGAAATCTTAA